In Serratia sp. FDAARGOS_506, a genomic segment contains:
- a CDS encoding GNAT family N-acetyltransferase: MQIRPYQETDRPFLRTLYLASRKAAFGWRDTSNYQLEDFDGATLGEAIWVAEDGGVLLGFVSVYREDNFIHNLYVDPHQPPRGVGSALLQAAQATFTATGSLKCLMKNEKALTFYRKHGWRIISTGNDGEEDYYLMHSTAP; the protein is encoded by the coding sequence ATGCAGATAAGACCCTACCAAGAGACCGATCGCCCCTTCCTGCGCACGCTGTACCTGGCATCGCGCAAGGCGGCGTTCGGCTGGCGCGATACCTCAAACTATCAGTTGGAAGATTTCGACGGCGCGACGCTGGGCGAAGCGATTTGGGTGGCGGAAGACGGCGGCGTGCTGCTGGGATTCGTCTCCGTCTACCGCGAAGACAACTTCATTCATAACCTGTATGTCGATCCCCATCAGCCGCCGCGCGGCGTCGGCAGTGCGCTGCTGCAGGCGGCGCAAGCCACCTTCACCGCCACCGGCTCGCTGAAATGCCTGATGAAGAATGAAAAGGCGCTGACGTTCTACCGCAAACACGGTTGGCGTATTATCTCTACCGGCAACGACGGCGAAGAAGATTATTACCTGATGCATTCGACGGCCCCTTAG
- a CDS encoding MFS transporter: MSDKLLDPPCAVLGRLPAPLVLLLAAASAFSVANVYYAQPLLDAIAHDFSISLAAVGMVISVTQLGCALALLLVVPLGDRLNRHRLLAGQQLGLIGALLLVGWAHSAPWLLAGMLLVGLLGTAMTQGLIAYAAALAAPQERGRVVGAAQGGVVLGLLLARTLSGALADVGGWRTVYFFSAGVTLVLLPILSRLLPAPRTAPSTLSYPALLRSMLSLLLHDRTLQIRGMLALLMFGAFSLFWSSLVLPLSQAPFNFTHAAVGAFGLVGAVGALAAVRAGHLADRGLGQAASGACLLLLTLAWLPLGLLGSGLVWLVAGIVLLDLAGQAIHVLNQSMIFRAHPQSHSRLVGCYMLFYAVGSGLGAFAGTHMYAWAGWSGVCWLGAGVSLSALLFWRLTLRGMPETAGAEG, translated from the coding sequence ATGAGCGACAAACTGCTGGATCCCCCCTGTGCGGTGCTGGGGCGCCTGCCGGCCCCCTTGGTGCTGCTGTTGGCCGCCGCCAGCGCCTTCAGCGTGGCCAACGTTTACTATGCGCAGCCGCTGCTGGACGCCATCGCCCATGATTTTTCCATCAGCCTGGCGGCGGTCGGCATGGTGATCAGCGTGACTCAGTTGGGGTGCGCGCTGGCGCTGCTGTTGGTAGTGCCGCTGGGGGATCGGCTGAACCGGCATCGGTTGCTGGCGGGGCAACAGCTGGGGCTGATCGGCGCGCTGCTATTGGTGGGCTGGGCGCACAGCGCGCCCTGGCTGCTGGCGGGGATGTTGCTGGTAGGCTTATTGGGCACCGCCATGACGCAGGGGCTGATCGCTTACGCCGCAGCCCTGGCGGCGCCGCAGGAGCGCGGGCGGGTGGTTGGTGCGGCGCAGGGCGGAGTGGTACTGGGATTGCTGCTGGCGCGCACCCTGTCCGGCGCGCTGGCGGACGTCGGCGGCTGGCGCACGGTGTATTTCTTCTCTGCCGGGGTGACGCTGGTATTGCTGCCGATCTTGTCGCGCCTGCTGCCTGCGCCGCGCACCGCTCCCAGTACGCTGAGCTATCCCGCGCTGCTGCGTTCGATGCTGAGCCTGTTGCTGCATGACCGCACGCTGCAAATTCGCGGCATGTTGGCGCTGCTGATGTTCGGCGCTTTCAGCCTCTTTTGGAGTTCGCTGGTGTTGCCGCTGAGCCAGGCGCCGTTCAACTTCACCCATGCCGCGGTGGGGGCGTTCGGCCTGGTCGGCGCGGTGGGCGCACTGGCGGCGGTGCGCGCCGGGCATCTGGCGGATCGCGGGCTGGGGCAGGCGGCCAGCGGCGCGTGTCTGCTGCTGTTGACGCTGGCCTGGCTGCCGCTCGGTTTGCTCGGCAGCGGCCTGGTTTGGCTGGTGGCGGGCATCGTGCTGCTGGATCTGGCGGGCCAGGCGATCCACGTGCTGAACCAGAGCATGATCTTCCGCGCACACCCGCAGTCACATAGCCGGCTGGTGGGCTGCTACATGCTGTTTTACGCCGTCGGCAGCGGGCTGGGCGCCTTTGCCGGCACCCATATGTACGCCTGGGCGGGGTGGAGCGGCGTCTGCTGGCTGGGGGCGGGCGTCAGCCTGAGCGCGCTGCTGTTTTGGCGGCTGACGCTGCGCGGGATGCCGGAGACTGCAGGTGCCGAGGGCTAA
- a CDS encoding helix-turn-helix domain-containing protein, which produces MKRKSLEDAPCPVARTLDVIGDWWSLLIVRDAFDGVTRFSEFQKGLGMAKNILATRLRALVTHGVLEIVPAADGSAYQEYVLTEKGRALFPVIVGLRQWGEDHLFAEGEAHSTLVESDSGRPIPRLTPIGSAGQTLTPLNTRVVKV; this is translated from the coding sequence GTGAAACGTAAAAGTCTGGAAGACGCGCCGTGCCCGGTGGCACGCACGCTGGATGTGATTGGCGACTGGTGGTCGCTGCTGATCGTGCGCGACGCCTTCGACGGCGTCACCCGCTTCAGCGAATTTCAAAAAGGGCTGGGGATGGCGAAGAACATCCTTGCCACCCGGCTGCGCGCGCTGGTGACGCACGGCGTGTTGGAGATCGTGCCCGCCGCAGACGGCAGCGCCTATCAGGAATATGTGCTGACCGAGAAAGGCCGCGCGCTGTTTCCGGTGATCGTCGGCCTGCGCCAGTGGGGGGAAGATCATCTGTTCGCCGAGGGAGAAGCGCACTCAACGCTGGTGGAAAGCGACAGCGGCCGCCCCATCCCGCGCCTGACGCCGATCGGCAGCGCCGGGCAGACGCTCACCCCGCTGAATACCCGGGTGGTGAAAGTATGA
- the rluF gene encoding 23S rRNA pseudouridine(2604) synthase RluF has protein sequence MLTNSSIRLNKYISESGICSRRDADRYIEQGNVFINGKRATVGAQVFAGDVVKVNGQLIEPRNEEDLVLIALNKPVGIVTTTEDGERDNIADFVNHSKRIFPIGRLDKDSQGLIFLTNHGDLVNKILRAGNNHEKEYLVTVNKPVTDEFIRGMGAGVPMLGTVTKKCKVKKEAPFVFRITLVQGLNRQIRRMCEHFGYEVTKLERTRIMNVSLKGLPLGEWRDLTDDELIELFKLIEGSSSEAKPAKKAPAKSAAAKKPSAGGPKSADKAAAPAGRKRFTQPGRKKKGR, from the coding sequence ATGCTGACTAACTCATCCATTCGTTTGAACAAATACATTAGCGAGAGCGGTATCTGCTCACGCCGCGACGCCGATCGATACATCGAACAGGGCAACGTTTTCATCAACGGTAAACGCGCCACCGTTGGCGCTCAGGTATTTGCCGGGGATGTGGTGAAGGTTAACGGTCAGTTGATCGAACCGCGCAATGAAGAAGATCTGGTGCTGATCGCGCTGAACAAGCCGGTCGGCATCGTCACCACCACCGAAGACGGCGAGCGCGACAACATCGCCGACTTCGTCAACCACAGCAAACGCATCTTCCCGATCGGCCGTTTGGACAAGGATTCACAGGGGCTGATCTTTCTGACCAACCACGGTGATCTGGTCAACAAGATCCTGCGCGCCGGCAACAATCACGAGAAAGAGTATCTGGTGACGGTCAACAAGCCGGTGACCGACGAGTTTATTCGCGGCATGGGCGCCGGCGTGCCGATGCTGGGCACGGTGACCAAAAAGTGCAAGGTGAAGAAAGAGGCACCTTTCGTGTTCCGCATCACGCTGGTGCAGGGGCTGAATCGCCAGATCCGCCGCATGTGCGAACACTTCGGCTACGAGGTCACCAAGCTGGAACGCACGCGCATCATGAACGTCAGCCTGAAAGGCTTGCCGCTGGGCGAATGGCGCGATCTGACCGATGACGAACTGATCGAGCTGTTCAAACTGATTGAAGGCTCCTCGTCCGAGGCCAAGCCGGCGAAGAAGGCCCCTGCCAAATCCGCCGCGGCGAAAAAACCGAGCGCCGGCGGCCCCAAAAGCGCCGACAAAGCCGCTGCGCCGGCCGGCCGCAAGCGCTTTACCCAGCCAGGGCGCAAGAAAAAAGGGCGTTAA
- a CDS encoding alpha/beta hydrolase: MAPAAQTDTVVLIHGLWMTPLSWEHWVTHYEQRGMRVITPGYPGIEPGVAGVEALRRDPSPLVNLGVREVYEHLAAVIGALGGKPIIMGHSFGGAFVQLLLDGGFGSAGVSIDGAAVKGVKALPFSEIKATFPVLRNPANLHRAVPISEKEFHYAFTNNLSLEASKAVYDRYSVPVSGRMLFQGGLANFTPDAATTYNFANGERAPLLFIAGGNDHILPPAVQRENYEKNAKGSQAISAYKLFPGRSHYTCGEQGWEAVADFALDWAQAPVAGSLD, encoded by the coding sequence ATGGCGCCAGCAGCGCAGACCGACACGGTAGTTTTAATTCACGGGCTCTGGATGACGCCGCTGTCGTGGGAGCATTGGGTCACTCACTACGAGCAGCGGGGTATGAGGGTGATCACGCCTGGCTATCCGGGCATTGAACCCGGCGTTGCCGGCGTTGAGGCGCTGCGCCGCGATCCTTCGCCGTTGGTGAACCTGGGCGTGCGTGAAGTGTACGAACACCTGGCGGCGGTGATCGGCGCACTCGGCGGTAAACCGATCATCATGGGGCACTCGTTCGGTGGCGCGTTTGTGCAGCTGCTGCTGGATGGCGGCTTCGGCTCCGCGGGCGTCTCTATCGACGGTGCGGCGGTGAAAGGGGTGAAGGCGCTGCCGTTCAGCGAAATCAAAGCCACCTTCCCGGTGCTGCGCAACCCGGCTAACCTGCATCGCGCCGTGCCGATTAGCGAGAAGGAATTTCACTACGCTTTTACCAACAACCTGAGCCTGGAAGCGTCTAAAGCGGTGTACGATCGCTACTCGGTACCGGTATCGGGGCGCATGCTGTTCCAGGGAGGATTGGCCAACTTTACGCCGGATGCGGCGACCACCTACAACTTCGCCAACGGCGAGCGCGCACCGCTGCTGTTTATCGCCGGCGGCAACGATCATATTTTGCCGCCGGCGGTGCAGCGTGAGAACTACGAGAAAAACGCCAAGGGCTCGCAGGCCATCAGCGCTTACAAGCTGTTCCCCGGCCGCAGCCACTATACCTGTGGCGAACAGGGCTGGGAGGCGGTGGCCGATTTCGCGCTCGACTGGGCGCAGGCGCCGGTGGCGGGTAGCCTGGACTGA
- a CDS encoding AraC family transcriptional regulator: MTQKPEFFAETPPYKEDEAEPFSFKRDAFSEVLELIRVRGNTVFTCAASAPFGWRFPAGKHRLHIIRSGNVVIEAEGDARIYHASQGDLVMLIHGHAHTIADRPGRPTHNLTALVHSHYHRESLTLGHGETTWLCGDFGFDGMLSQRLLSVLPPVLILKGLRERPFEWLELSCRFILDEALTPRAGAAAMISRLLDVIFVQLLRTWATEGEAGHGWLSGAIDSRISPAMSAIHAEPSRAWNVPELAALANLSRSAFAKRFQRIVGQAPLSYLTSWRLDRAAELLRYSRASVAQIANRVGYTSEAAFSRAFRGRYELSPMQWRKLAAI; the protein is encoded by the coding sequence ATGACCCAAAAGCCGGAGTTCTTTGCTGAAACGCCGCCGTATAAAGAGGATGAGGCAGAACCCTTCTCCTTCAAGCGCGACGCCTTCTCTGAAGTGCTGGAACTGATTCGCGTGCGCGGCAATACGGTGTTCACCTGCGCGGCATCGGCGCCGTTCGGCTGGCGCTTCCCCGCCGGCAAGCACCGGCTGCACATCATCAGAAGCGGCAACGTGGTCATTGAGGCTGAGGGCGATGCTCGGATATACCACGCTTCGCAGGGCGATTTAGTGATGCTGATTCACGGTCACGCCCACACGATTGCCGACCGACCAGGCCGCCCGACGCACAATCTGACGGCGCTGGTGCACAGCCACTATCACCGCGAGAGCCTGACGCTCGGCCACGGCGAAACCACTTGGCTGTGTGGTGATTTCGGCTTTGACGGCATGCTGTCGCAGCGCCTGCTGTCGGTGCTGCCGCCGGTCTTGATCCTGAAAGGCCTGCGCGAACGGCCGTTCGAGTGGCTGGAGCTGAGCTGCCGTTTCATACTCGACGAGGCGCTCACTCCACGTGCGGGCGCCGCCGCCATGATCTCGCGCCTGCTCGACGTGATCTTCGTGCAACTGCTGCGCACCTGGGCGACGGAAGGCGAAGCCGGGCACGGCTGGCTTTCCGGTGCGATAGACTCGCGCATCAGCCCCGCCATGAGCGCTATTCACGCCGAGCCCAGTCGCGCCTGGAACGTGCCGGAACTTGCCGCGCTGGCCAATCTGTCGCGTTCGGCCTTTGCCAAGCGTTTCCAGCGCATTGTCGGGCAGGCGCCGCTCAGTTATCTCACCAGTTGGCGGCTGGATCGCGCCGCAGAGCTGCTGCGTTACAGCCGCGCTTCGGTAGCGCAAATCGCCAACCGGGTCGGCTATACCTCCGAAGCGGCGTTCAGTCGCGCGTTTCGTGGCCGTTACGAGCTCTCACCGATGCAATGGCGCAAGCTGGCGGCTATTTAG
- a CDS encoding autotransporter domain-containing protein — MNDKTSHPLAVKTPLSKLYLALFSAPLLMLAPADIARADDAIFDGDSKITESLAYTGDVYVGRNQSGNLLIENGKISAYNINIGRMFNGQIHDSLVTVRGPNAELNAVNDQSVLRGGLNLGRGTLRVEDGALASAKEIVVGTTRGYDSHLIATGAGSRVTSNFLSVGTDLGARSTLAIEDGAVLNTAFDARIGNGSGPGETDTLSPKATVTGANSQWNVGRALTLYGDLDVLNGGAVNVGNIQVAGVSGARKTAELTIAGSGSRVTSGSSVNVGDYGNGVLAVMDGGTFSAGGNEVVLGKTGSGSNRGALIIGSRGNMDTGTGLTEPTLGAAGAAGTIDAQTAIALRGGLFGSYVYFNHTDGNYVFSNKMSGEGEVINTAGHTTLNGDLTELQANVTARGGKLIIASDINTQKEDDIFEIQTLSAENGGTLILNATAGSDVNNGQGYSSAASIKAGGTLGGNGTLGQTEIQSGGHISPGDGNIGTLTLKRYLNFIGESFYDVDIAGDGRSDQLLVAGKTTISDRAKVQVTALDPQTSYKTGQSYRILTSDGGIDGQFAAAVSKSAFLDVALNHSANAVDLTIAQKDTGGENPGGENPGGENPGGENPGGENPGGENPGGENPGGENPGGENPGGENPGGENPGSGKPGIFQTVAESGNQWNTAGALSTLVQSGPSLALYNSLLLLSAPEAREAFNQLSGEVYPSMQSNLIAGSTQLFNVLNQRMLRLFDNDSLPIPPLAMSLVQPAQAQNSGVWGQTFSSWGRNSGNGNVGKLDGNTTGFLLGADRKLADHNVRIGGYFGYSRGDYDVDSRRSKADTDNYHLGLYAAGQQDAFSLRGALGYTWHKIEGKRNVDFSGFSDRLKSDYDANSLLAFTEAGYRFGQPEMNVEPFINLSYIRLHTDSFQESGGAAALSVRNETMNTFYSTLGVRGVTELPKNVSLYGSLGWQHAYGDKNTSSRMAFAGSDAFVTQGQAVDDNVMVGDIGVSVKLSRAATLDVGYQGQFGADTRVNSVNANLRWSF; from the coding sequence GTGAATGACAAGACATCGCACCCTTTAGCGGTTAAAACACCGCTTTCCAAACTTTACCTCGCTCTATTTTCCGCGCCGCTGTTGATGCTGGCGCCCGCCGATATCGCTCGCGCAGACGATGCCATTTTTGACGGCGACTCAAAAATTACCGAATCATTGGCCTACACCGGGGACGTTTACGTCGGCCGTAATCAAAGCGGCAACCTGCTGATCGAGAATGGCAAGATCAGCGCCTATAACATCAATATCGGCCGGATGTTCAACGGCCAAATTCATGACAGCCTGGTCACGGTTCGCGGGCCGAACGCTGAGCTGAACGCGGTGAACGATCAGTCCGTGCTGCGCGGCGGCCTGAATCTGGGGCGGGGCACCCTGCGGGTTGAAGACGGCGCGCTGGCCAGCGCGAAAGAGATCGTGGTCGGCACCACGCGCGGCTATGACAGCCACCTGATCGCCACCGGCGCCGGTTCTCGCGTCACCAGCAATTTTCTCAGCGTCGGCACCGACTTAGGGGCGCGATCCACGCTGGCGATTGAAGACGGCGCGGTGTTGAATACCGCCTTTGACGCGCGCATCGGCAATGGCAGCGGGCCGGGCGAGACCGATACGCTGAGCCCGAAAGCCACGGTCACCGGGGCCAATTCCCAATGGAACGTCGGCCGTGCGCTCACGCTTTACGGCGATCTGGACGTGCTGAACGGCGGCGCGGTCAACGTCGGTAATATTCAGGTGGCGGGCGTCTCCGGCGCGCGTAAAACCGCCGAGCTGACGATCGCCGGCAGCGGCTCGCGCGTGACCAGCGGCAGCAGCGTCAACGTCGGCGATTACGGCAATGGCGTGTTGGCGGTCATGGACGGCGGGACATTCTCCGCCGGCGGCAACGAAGTGGTGCTGGGCAAGACCGGCTCCGGCTCGAATCGCGGCGCGCTGATTATCGGCAGCCGCGGCAATATGGACACCGGCACCGGGTTGACCGAGCCGACGCTCGGCGCGGCGGGCGCCGCAGGCACTATCGATGCCCAGACGGCGATCGCCCTGCGGGGCGGGCTGTTCGGCAGCTATGTGTACTTTAACCATACCGACGGCAATTACGTCTTCAGCAACAAGATGAGCGGCGAAGGTGAGGTGATCAACACCGCCGGGCACACGACGCTGAACGGCGATCTCACTGAGCTGCAGGCGAACGTCACGGCGCGCGGCGGCAAGCTCATCATCGCCAGCGACATCAACACCCAGAAAGAAGACGATATCTTCGAGATCCAAACTCTGAGCGCCGAAAACGGCGGCACGCTGATCCTCAACGCGACGGCGGGTTCCGACGTCAATAACGGGCAGGGCTACAGCAGCGCCGCGTCGATCAAAGCCGGCGGCACGCTGGGCGGCAACGGCACGCTGGGCCAGACCGAGATCCAGTCTGGCGGCCATATCTCTCCCGGCGACGGCAACATCGGCACGCTGACGCTGAAACGCTACCTGAATTTTATCGGCGAATCCTTCTATGACGTCGATATCGCCGGTGACGGCCGCAGCGACCAGCTGCTGGTGGCGGGCAAAACCACCATCAGCGATCGGGCCAAGGTGCAGGTTACGGCGCTGGATCCGCAAACCAGCTATAAAACCGGCCAAAGCTACCGCATTCTGACCTCGGACGGCGGTATTGACGGCCAGTTCGCGGCGGCGGTCTCCAAGTCTGCCTTCCTCGATGTGGCATTGAATCACAGCGCCAACGCCGTGGATCTGACCATCGCGCAGAAAGACACGGGCGGTGAAAATCCAGGGGGCGAAAACCCGGGTGGGGAAAACCCAGGGGGCGAGAATCCAGGCGGCGAAAACCCGGGTGGGGAAAACCCAGGGGGCGAGAATCCAGGGGGCGAGAACCCGGGTGGGGAAAACCCAGGCGGTGAAAATCCGGGGGGCGAGAACCCAGGCAGCGGCAAGCCGGGCATTTTCCAAACGGTGGCCGAGAGCGGCAACCAGTGGAATACCGCCGGTGCGCTCTCGACGTTGGTGCAGAGCGGCCCTTCGCTGGCGCTGTACAACTCGCTGCTGCTGCTGAGTGCGCCGGAAGCGCGCGAGGCGTTCAATCAGCTGTCCGGCGAAGTCTATCCGTCGATGCAGTCTAACCTGATCGCCGGCAGCACCCAGTTGTTCAACGTGCTGAACCAGCGCATGCTGCGCCTGTTCGACAACGACAGCCTGCCGATACCGCCGTTGGCGATGTCGCTGGTGCAACCGGCGCAGGCGCAAAACAGCGGCGTATGGGGGCAGACCTTCAGTTCCTGGGGCAGAAACAGCGGCAACGGTAACGTGGGCAAGCTGGATGGCAACACCACCGGCTTCCTGTTAGGGGCGGATCGCAAGCTGGCGGACCATAACGTGCGCATCGGCGGCTATTTCGGTTACAGCCGCGGCGACTACGACGTCGACAGCCGCCGTTCCAAGGCAGATACCGATAACTACCACCTCGGCCTGTATGCGGCGGGGCAGCAGGATGCGTTCTCGCTGCGCGGCGCGCTGGGTTACACCTGGCACAAGATTGAAGGCAAGCGCAACGTCGATTTCAGCGGTTTCTCGGATCGGCTGAAGTCGGACTACGACGCCAACTCGCTGCTGGCGTTCACCGAGGCGGGTTACCGTTTCGGCCAGCCGGAAATGAACGTCGAACCGTTCATTAACCTGAGCTACATCCGTCTGCATACCGACAGCTTCCAGGAGTCGGGTGGCGCGGCGGCGCTGAGCGTGCGCAATGAAACGATGAACACCTTCTACTCCACGCTCGGGGTGCGCGGCGTGACCGAGCTGCCGAAGAACGTCAGCCTTTACGGCTCGCTCGGCTGGCAGCACGCCTACGGCGATAAGAACACCTCATCGCGCATGGCCTTTGCCGGCAGCGACGCGTTCGTTACGCAGGGCCAGGCCGTGGATGACAACGTGATGGTGGGCGATATCGGCGTGAGCGTGAAACTGTCGCGCGCCGCGACGCTGGATGTCGGCTATCAGGGGCAATTCGGCGCCGATACCCGCGTTAATTCGGTCAACGCCAACCTGCGCTGGTCGTTCTGA
- a CDS encoding response regulator transcription factor: protein MGQDYALVVDDHPLVASGIANFLSTHCRFKQAHVVTNEENCHRHIRENGPPRLLVIDFWLSSGTALILLKEVKQRYPQVRILVVSGDENNDIWQKVHNAGGHGFVLKNEPPELFAKAVFALNNNQEWFPKGNELAIKSSHNHLKKFNLTPRQIDVLTMMLRGLPNKRIATQLSISEPTVKEHISNILKKIGVNSRVEAITLLHGKRDPSS from the coding sequence TTGGGGCAGGATTATGCGTTGGTCGTTGATGACCATCCATTGGTAGCGAGCGGCATTGCTAATTTTCTCAGCACGCATTGCCGATTCAAACAGGCGCATGTAGTGACCAATGAAGAGAATTGCCACCGTCATATTAGGGAAAATGGCCCGCCGCGATTACTGGTGATCGATTTCTGGCTCTCCTCCGGCACGGCATTGATATTACTCAAAGAAGTAAAACAACGGTATCCCCAGGTGCGGATTTTAGTGGTCAGCGGCGACGAGAATAACGATATCTGGCAGAAAGTGCACAATGCCGGCGGACACGGGTTCGTATTAAAAAACGAACCACCTGAATTATTCGCCAAGGCGGTTTTTGCGTTAAATAATAATCAAGAGTGGTTCCCGAAGGGAAATGAACTCGCTATTAAAAGCAGCCATAACCATTTAAAAAAATTCAATTTAACGCCGAGACAAATCGATGTATTAACCATGATGTTGCGCGGCCTGCCAAATAAAAGAATCGCGACGCAACTGTCTATTTCCGAGCCGACCGTGAAAGAGCATATCAGCAATATCTTGAAAAAGATCGGCGTCAACAGCCGGGTGGAAGCCATCACGCTGTTGCACGGCAAACGGGATCCGTCGTCATGA
- a CDS encoding hybrid sensor histidine kinase/response regulator: MRFFQHLQNDGISPRAQIRLLDNTFMRLVFSFTAVPFVGIPFAIWIYLLGDELGPTITWIIVYLLCAVAIRIWHRRYLHEAKENDEDAVLRRWLPRINKVAFIHGLGISSLYLITPQTHNFDFFLLLNISIAAIVAANATHLTPVISTFTRFFFASWGLLNLGIICRLEDVMFIVLMLNLLYGFAIYRHALTSHTFFIQQALLEEQSSRLAEQFRQAKEEAEQALLDKNQFLTTASHDLRQPVHAMGFLIEAIIHKNRDDSLTPQLLDLQQSVRSVHLMFNSLLDLSKIESGNVRTAATHVDIGALLDSVITLFREEANSRALALRTWRPKRRISVMGDPLLVRQSLINLIQNALRYTQQGGVLIAIRPRGAECLVEVWDTGVGIADEEKSKIFSPYYRPELAWKIDSAGHGLGLAVVARCAKLMKVKYGMHSVEGKGSRFWMRFTQYIGEDKAPETAAAYDNTATPIRYAPLRGACLVVDDDPLVTSAWESLMSTWGITVRCAASAEEAFAIIDDGFTPFAVLCDQRLRSGESGFDILKALFERLPDVSGAMVSGEFNSQILQEAEQEGYLVLRKPLEPARLHALLTQWGAG, translated from the coding sequence ATGAGGTTTTTCCAGCATTTACAAAATGATGGCATCTCCCCACGCGCGCAGATCCGCCTGCTGGACAACACCTTCATGCGGTTGGTATTCAGTTTCACCGCCGTGCCTTTCGTCGGCATCCCGTTCGCCATCTGGATTTATTTGCTGGGTGATGAACTCGGCCCAACCATTACCTGGATCATCGTTTACCTGCTATGCGCCGTGGCAATCCGAATATGGCACCGCCGCTACCTGCATGAGGCCAAAGAAAATGATGAAGACGCCGTACTGCGCCGCTGGTTGCCGCGCATTAATAAGGTGGCGTTTATTCACGGGTTGGGGATCTCATCACTCTATTTAATTACGCCGCAGACCCATAACTTTGACTTTTTTCTGCTGCTCAACATCAGCATCGCCGCGATCGTCGCCGCCAACGCAACGCATCTGACGCCGGTTATCAGCACCTTTACCCGCTTTTTCTTCGCTTCCTGGGGGCTGCTGAACCTCGGCATCATCTGCCGGTTGGAAGACGTGATGTTCATCGTGCTGATGCTGAACTTGCTGTACGGCTTCGCCATTTACCGCCACGCCTTAACCTCGCATACGTTCTTTATCCAGCAGGCGTTGCTCGAGGAACAAAGCTCGCGCCTGGCGGAACAGTTCCGCCAAGCTAAAGAGGAGGCGGAACAGGCGCTGCTGGACAAGAACCAGTTCCTGACCACCGCCAGCCACGATCTGCGCCAGCCGGTGCACGCCATGGGCTTTCTGATCGAAGCCATCATCCACAAAAACCGCGACGACAGCCTGACGCCGCAGCTGCTGGATCTGCAGCAGAGCGTGCGTTCGGTGCATTTGATGTTCAATTCATTGCTCGATCTCAGCAAGATCGAATCCGGCAACGTGCGCACCGCCGCCACCCATGTGGATATCGGCGCCCTACTCGACTCGGTGATCACCCTCTTCCGCGAAGAGGCCAACAGCCGCGCCCTGGCGCTGCGCACCTGGCGGCCCAAACGGCGCATCAGCGTGATGGGCGATCCGCTGCTGGTGCGGCAATCGCTGATTAACCTGATCCAAAACGCCCTGCGCTACACGCAACAGGGCGGCGTGTTGATCGCTATCCGCCCGCGCGGCGCCGAGTGCCTGGTGGAAGTGTGGGACACCGGCGTGGGCATCGCCGACGAAGAGAAAAGCAAAATCTTCTCCCCTTACTACCGCCCCGAACTGGCGTGGAAAATCGACAGCGCCGGCCACGGGCTGGGGCTGGCGGTGGTGGCGCGCTGCGCCAAGCTGATGAAGGTGAAGTACGGCATGCACTCCGTCGAAGGCAAAGGCTCGCGCTTCTGGATGCGCTTCACGCAATACATCGGCGAAGACAAAGCGCCCGAAACCGCGGCCGCCTACGACAATACCGCCACGCCCATCCGCTATGCGCCGCTGCGCGGCGCCTGCCTGGTGGTGGATGACGATCCCTTGGTGACCTCCGCCTGGGAGAGCCTGATGAGCACCTGGGGCATCACCGTGCGCTGCGCGGCCTCTGCCGAGGAGGCCTTCGCCATTATCGACGACGGTTTTACGCCATTCGCCGTGCTGTGCGACCAGCGCCTGCGTTCCGGCGAGAGCGGTTTCGACATCCTGAAAGCGCTGTTCGAACGCCTGCCGGATGTGAGCGGCGCGATGGTCAGCGGCGAGTTCAACTCGCAGATATTGCAAGAGGCCGAGCAGGAAGGCTATCTGGTGCTGCGTAAACCGCTGGAGCCGGCCAGGCTGCACGCGCTGCTGACGCAGTGGGGGGCGGGCTAG